TTCAGATTGGAGCTGCCCTTTTCCTTCTCGCGGAAGTTTTGTCCGTCCGGCATCGCCAATCCTTCCTGCAGCTTGAGCACAACCCTGCCCTGCGGATTCATGCAATAAGTCGTGGCCGTGTAGCCTTCTCCCTCGAAGCTAAGCTTGGTCTCGAAAGAACGCCGCAGAATCGAAGCCAGCTGGTCGCCCTTCATCTCGATTCGAAGTCCCAGGTCAACCCTTGCTTCTCCCCTGCCAATTCCAAGGCTTTCGCATTGACTGGTAAACCATTCGTTCCCGCTCCTGCCGGTTGCCACAATAACTTGCCTGGAATCAATAACGGTTCCATCAGCCAGCTCTATAGCAAAGCGTCCGTTATCCTTCTGAAGGATTCGAACGGGCTCTGCCTCAAATCTCATCGTGATTCGGGAATTCAAGTAGTCGTACATGCGCTCTAGAACAGCCTTTGACAATTTTGTTCCCAGATGCCTGGTTTTCGTCGTCAGCACGCCAAAGCCAGCTTCCTGTGCCCGCTCAGACAGTTCGGAATCATAGGTACTATACAGCTCCGAAGCGCCTCCTCCGTACTTGCACAGGATCGTATCCACGTCTTCCATCAGCTGCAGCGCAGCTTGGTAACCGGTCTTCCGCTCCAGCTCCCCGCCGAAATCATTCGTATAATTATATTTGCCTTCCGATAGGCCAAGCCCGCCAAAACCGATATAGCTATCGGTTCGTTCCTCAAGCATCTTGCCTTTGTCCAGCATGAATACCTTCAATCCGCTTGCAGCTAATTCGTGGGCGGCAAATATGCCGCTGACACCTGCTCCGACGATTGTAATATCATACCGATTCATTCGCTCACCCGCTTCTTCCGAAGATGAAAAAAAAGCTCCTACGTGATCTCGTAGGAGCTTTCTTCTTTATGTAACCGCCTAAGCGTTATTTACTTAATATGGCGGAGAGGGTGGGATTCGAACCCACGCACGCTTTGACACGCCTAGCTGATTTCGAGTCAGCCCCCTTGGGCCTCTTGGGTACCTCTCCGTTTGTGTCAAGCAAAAACTATATTATCACAGGCCTTGTCCCAATGCAACTGTTTTTTTGAAAAATATTAAGCCTGTTCGTTTTGCCCCGAATCCGCAGCGGAACGCAGTACCTTCTTCATGTTTTTCTCGAACTTTGCTCTCGGAACCAGAACGCTATGTTTACAGCCTACGCACTTGATACGGATATCCATCCCCATGCGGATAATCTCCATTTCATTGGATCCGCAGGGATGCTGCTTCTTCATTTGAACGATATCGCCCAGCTCGAATTGTTTACGCTCCATTCGGATCGCCGCCCCTTTCATTGCGATGATACGTTACCATTCGCGGATACGGAATGTCAATTCCGTGGCCGTCTAGCACTTTCTTGATATAAGCATTTAATGCCCTTGCTACGATCGCCTGCGTATTAGGAATGCATTCTGCCGTTATGCGTACCTTGAGCTCGGTTGACAGCATGGTCTGAATACCAAGCACCTCCGGAGGCTTAACGAGATTGTCATTCTCGAACCGTTCGAGTTCCCTGCGGATAATCACTATCGCTTTTTCCGCGTCCTCCTCGTAACCGATCGATACATCAATAAATGCAATTGAATTATGCATCGAGAAATTCGTAACCTCATTGATCATGCCGTTCGGAATAATATGAACCTCTCCCGTCCAGCTAAGGATCCTTGTTGCCCGGAGTCCAATAACCTCAACCGTTCCTTTGAATTCGCCTGTCTGAATGACATCTCCAACCGCGAACTGATCTTCAAATATAATAAAGAAACCCGTAATAATATCTTTCACCAGACTTTGGGCACCAAATCCGATAGCCAGTCCAATGACACCGGCGCCCGCGAGCAGCGGCGCGAGCTGTACGCCAAACTCGTCAAGTACAAGCATGCCGATAATGAAATATCCCGCATAGGAGATAATGTTTTTTACCAGCTTGCCTACAGTCGTCATTCTTCTGGTTTGAAGGACCATTCGACTCTCCGAGCGGTTTAAT
This region of Paenibacillus sp. JDR-2 genomic DNA includes:
- a CDS encoding NAD(P)/FAD-dependent oxidoreductase, with protein sequence MNRYDITIVGAGVSGIFAAHELAASGLKVFMLDKGKMLEERTDSYIGFGGLGLSEGKYNYTNDFGGELERKTGYQAALQLMEDVDTILCKYGGGASELYSTYDSELSERAQEAGFGVLTTKTRHLGTKLSKAVLERMYDYLNSRITMRFEAEPVRILQKDNGRFAIELADGTVIDSRQVIVATGRSGNEWFTSQCESLGIGRGEARVDLGLRIEMKGDQLASILRRSFETKLSFEGEGYTATTYCMNPQGRVVLKLQEGLAMPDGQNFREKEKGSSNLNFTLFVPNRFATLDEADAYLKNIVCGINRGRNRIAAERLGSLRGGKRCHSKGEAAVRAVRGVTPTLEAEFTELRKEVPGRYIEATLAFLGALEKLLGEPIDEDTILYAIDGKLYSPAIETNEKFETNIERFFVIGDCSGTTHSLSQAAASGVYVGRLLAGQDA
- a CDS encoding DUF951 domain-containing protein, yielding MERKQFELGDIVQMKKQHPCGSNEMEIIRMGMDIRIKCVGCKHSVLVPRAKFEKNMKKVLRSAADSGQNEQA
- a CDS encoding mechanosensitive ion channel family protein, whose product is MRIALIIIIGQVIIWIANKTIDRVVLNRSESRMVLQTRRMTTVGKLVKNIISYAGYFIIGMLVLDEFGVQLAPLLAGAGVIGLAIGFGAQSLVKDIITGFFIIFEDQFAVGDVIQTGEFKGTVEVIGLRATRILSWTGEVHIIPNGMINEVTNFSMHNSIAFIDVSIGYEEDAEKAIVIIRRELERFENDNLVKPPEVLGIQTMLSTELKVRITAECIPNTQAIVARALNAYIKKVLDGHGIDIPYPRMVTYHRNERGGDPNGA